In Chryseobacterium salivictor, the DNA window CCAACCGAAGATTACGTAGATATTTTCCCAACCCACCCGTTGGATAATTACTCCCAGGAGGAAATTAATAAAAAATCTCAAGTGGATTCGTCCTACATCCAGATGGTTAAACCCTACGTGGTGAGCAAATCAAAAGATATCGACCGGAACCTTCGAAAAATCAGAACCAATTTCGAAGAGCTTTTGGCTGACCGAAAATTAGTGCAGGATCACTCGTCCTATTATTTGTATGAACAGATCTTGCCTAATAAAACCATATTCCGCGGACTTTTAGGTTTGGTCAGTGTCGAAGACTTTCGGAATGGAAAAATAAAAAAACACGAATCTACGCTTACCTACAGAAAAGAAAAACTGGCTTATTATCTGGATAAAGTCAATGTACAGGCAGAACCCGTTTTGCTTACTTATCTGGCAAACCCGAAAGTAGAAATGCTCATGAACCATGAGGAAAAAAATGTACCTATCCTTAATTATTTAGATGATAACGGCATCAGACATAAGGCCTGGAAGATTGATAACCGCCTGAAAATGCTTCAGTTTAAAGAAGTTCTGGAGCAGATTGACTCCTTTTATATCGCCGATGGTCATCACAGAATCGGATCCACCGCACTGAATGCAGAAAATCAAAAGAAAAAAAATAAAAAACATACCGGAACAGAACATTATAATTACGTCTTCAGTTTCGTTGTTTCCAACCAGTCGATCAAGATTCATGATTACAACCGGCTTTTGAGTGATTTGAACGGATTGAATGAAAAAGAATTCCTCCAGAAAATTGAGAAAAATTTCCGAATTCATGAAAAAGGAGAAGAACCGTACTACCCTTCTCAGAAATTCCACATCTCGATGTATCTGGGCGGAAAATTTTATTCGCTTCACGTTCATCATGATTTAAGGAAGCAACAGGGTGAGATGAATGATCTCGACCATTATTTATTGGAAGAATATATTTTTAAAGATATTTTAGGAATCGATGATCCGAAAACAACCGAAAAAATAACCTATATCAAAGGAAGTTCGGATATCGAAGGAATTAAGACCATCAAAGCAAAGGTTGATTCCGGCGACTTTAAAGTAGGATTCGGAATTTATCCTGTCAGTTTTAATGATTTATTAAAGGTTTCCGATAACAAAATAATCATGCCACCCAAATGTACTTATATCCAGCCGAAACTGGTAACTGCATTAATAATGTACGATATGAAGCAGTAAATTTACTTTTTGTTATTAATTTTTTTTAAATTTGGGTCTATCAATTGTGAAACCTATGAAATATTCGATTATAAAAATACTTCCGCTCTTTTTGGGCGGATTTTTATTTGCTCAGCAATCCACCGATTCTGTCCAGTTCAAAAACATTTCCGATGAAATACTGGTAAATGGAACTGCGTACGAAAATTTACGGGAGTTAACCCAAAATATCGGTCACCGTTTGAGCGGTTCCGCTGCTTATGAAAAGGCGGCAGACTGGGCGGTTCAAAAATTAAAAGCAGCCGGCGCAGATAAAGTCTGGAAAGAAGAAGTGATGGTTCCCGTTTGGGAAAGAGGCAAAGAATCTCTTCAGATAAAAGAAGGAAACGGCAAATGGAAAACCCTGAGAATGCTTTCATTGGGGAATTCTGAGGGGACGAAAGGAAAAGACGTAGAAGCCGAAATGGTCTTTGTTAAGAATAAAGAAGATTTCGACAAACTTCCTGATGCGGCCGTAACAGGAAAAATCATCTTCTTTAATTATGCCTTTAACCAAAAATTCATTTCTACCGGGCAGGCTTATGGTGATGCTAACAAATACCGCAGAAGCGCCGCTTCCTGGGCCGGAAAAAGAGGCGCAAAAGCAGTCATTATCCGTTCGCTCTCTTCAGCTTTAGATGATGTTCCACATACCGGAATGATGCGTTATGACGAAGATGATAAAGCAAAAATCCCGGCAGTAGCGATTGGTCCGAAAAGCGCTGATGAATTGGAAAAAACTTTGAAATCCCAAAAAGTATTTGCCAGATTAAATTCTAACGCAACCATGAAAGGTGAAAAACTTTCGTATAGTGTGATTGGAGAAATCACCGGCAATAAAGATAAAAGTGTGATTGTAGTCGGTGGACATCTCGATTCCTGGGATGTGGGTGAAGGCGCGCAGGACGACGGTGCCGGAATTGTTCAAAGTATCGAAGTACTGAGAACTTTCAAAAAGTTAGGAATTAATAACAACCATACGATTCGGGTCGTTTGTTTTGCCAATGAGGAAAACGGCGTTCGGGGTGGAAATCAGTATGCAGAAAACATCAAGAAAAATAACGAAAAACACCTATTTGCCATCGAAAGTGATGGAGGTGGTTTTACACCGCGCGGATTTGGTTTGGTCATGAGTCCTGAAAAACGCCGCCAGATTCAATCCTGGAGAGCCCTTTTCCTGCCGTATGGAGTTCATAATTTCGAGGTTCAGTATGCCGGAACCGATATCGAGCCGATGCAACCTCTAGATGTTCCTTTAGCAGAACTGATTCCGGATTCTCAGAGGTATTTCGATATTCACCATTCCGAAGAAGACACTTTCGACAAAGTAAACCGCAGAGAATTACTTTTAGGAGCATCGGCCATGGGACAGCTAATCTATATGGTCGATAAAAACTGGTAATGAGAAAACCCCCGATTTACAGAAGTTTTTGGAATGCCATCAAAGGAGTAATTTGGTTGCTGAAATCTGAACGTAATTTTCAGATCGAAGTTTTGGCTTTGCTTATCAATCTTTTTTTGATCGTTTATTTAAGAGTAACCGGGTTTGAAGCGACTATTATTTTAATGGTTTCATTCTCGGTTTTAAGTTTCGAAATTCTTAATACCTGCGTAGAAAAAATATGCGATATCATCCAACCGGATTATGATATAAGAATAAAAATCATTAAAGACATTTCGGCAGGAGCGGTATTCTTAATGGCTGTCGCTTCTGTAATTACAGGGGTTTTAATTTATGCTAAATATATTTTTTAAAAAACACGGTCGTCGTAAGACATTTTTGCAGCCTGATAACCTATTTCAAAAATTTCTTCCAAACGACTCGCATTTCGTTCGAATGTGCCATAATTAGCTAATTTTTTAGAGGTAATAATCCAGTCGCAATAAGAGAATTTATGGATTTCTATGCGGTGCGACATCAGTTCATACGCTCTTGTAGTCACGGATTTTATCGATTGTAGATCTTCAATGTTCACATCCTGAACAGGCGAAACATACATGCCAATCAACTTGTCGCAGTCCTGATGAATGATATCTGCCGGAAAATTATTTAAAACTCCCCCATCGCTGTACATTACATTGCCAACAATATAGGGAACGGTAATTCCCGGAATGGAGCAGGATGCGATTATAGCGTCTACTATTTTATCCGTTCCGCTGAAAATTTTCTGTTCCCCCGAAACCAGTTCAGTGGCAATAATTCTAACGTCTAACTCTAATTCACTGACGGTCATATCTTCAAAAATCGGTGTCAGATAATCAGCAAAAATCAGCGACGAGAGCAACCCGGGCTTATTAAAAGTAAAATGTCGCCAATTGAAAAAATAAACAGATTTAAAAAAAGCCAGAATTTCCTGCGGTGTTTTCCCCACAGCATATAACGCACCCACAATTGAACCGGAACTGCAGCAGGCCAAAACATCGGGCTTAATTTTTTTTTCTGCCAAAAACTGCAGAGCGCCCGCATGGGCAACTCCTCTGGTACCGCCACCGGAAAGAACGAGCCCTATTTTAATTTCTTTCATAATTAAAAGTAAGCATAAAAAACAAAACCACAAACGAACGTCATGGTTTTGTAGAGAATATTGAATAAGGTAATTTTATTAGTTCAAAAGAAATTCCTGCATAAATTTAATTACCGCCAGTCTTTGAAAATCTACATTTTCTTTTTTACGGAAACCGTGGCCTTCATTTTTAGCTTCCAGATACCAAACGGTATTTCCCTGCGCTTTCAGTTTATCGCGCATCTGCATCGCCTCTGTCACCGGAACTCGTGGATCATTGGTTCCCTGGATGATGAACATTGGTTTTTTGATTTTATCTGTATTATTGAGCGGTGCAATCCGGGTAAAAAAGGCGCTCATTTTCGGGTCACGCTCGTCACCATATTCCGCTCTTCTTAAATCACGCCGGTATTCTTCCGTATTTTTAAGGAAGGTATTAAAGTCAGAAATCCCTACGATATCGACTGAACATCTTATTTTATCGGCATATTCGTAAGCCGTTGCCAAGGTCATAAAACCACCGTAACTGCCACCCATAATCATGATTCTGTCTTTATCCAGTTCCGGTTGTTTCGCGATCCAGTCCAGTAAAGCACCGATATCCTGCACAGAATTCATTCGGTTGAAACCGTTGTCACTCGCGATATATGTTTTACCAAAACCTGAAGATCCACGAACATTCGGGTAAATCAGCGCAACGCCCATTTCATTGGTGTAATAATTATTGGCGCCTAAAGAGGAAGCCATCGACTGACCTTCCGGGCCACCATGAATATTGATCAACACCGGTCTTTTTCCTGTAAATTTATTGGAAGCAGGATAATAAAATCCGGAAATTTTCATCTTGTCAAAACTCGTCCATTCGATGAGCTTGGGCTGTGCCATATCGCTTTTCTGCATTTCGCCCTGTTCGCTGTCTGTCCATCTTTCGATTTTTTTCGAGGCTAAGTCTAAGCGGTAAATATCTGAGGAAGAATCATAAGTTGACTGTGAGAAAAAGAGGGATTTTCCGTCGTCTGTAAATTCTATATTATTGATTAATCCAATGGGTAAACCTTTTATTTCTGAATATTTTTTGGTTGCAGTATCCATTAAATATAACTTATTCAAACCACTTTCATTGGTTTCGAAAACAATTTTCGATTGGTCTTTTGATAACGTGTAATCAGAAACTTCCCAGGGAATATCAGTGGTGAAATAGGTGATCTTTTTCGTTTTTAAATTCATTAAAGCCAAACGGTCAAACTCATTATCCCGGTCGGTAACGTACCAGATCTCGTCTGGGTTTTTAGCAAATTTCGCGCTGCTCTGAACGATCTGTTTTTCAGTTCTATCGGTAATCGGATCGAGCTTTTTGGTTTCTGTGTCTAATAAATACAGATAAGATTCGTTCGCCGAAACATATTCGCTGACGATAAGTTTTTTGCCGTCCGCTGAAATATCGCTGATTCCCCAGCCGCCGCCTTTCAATTCCAGAATCAATTGGGTTTCGTTGGGTTTCAATGGATTCATGAAATAAATATCGCGGTCGCCGCCATTTCTTTTAGTGGAAGAAAAGTAGAAACCGGAACCGTCTTTTTTCCAGCGCATTCCGCCGTTTTGGGACCTACCGCCATCAGTTAACAATGTAGATTCCATGGTGTTTAAATCCAGTCTGAAGAGTTGTCCGAATTCATTTCCGCCCATATCTTTGGAATACACCAAATATTTTCCTTTCGTCGGTTCATAATCTGCAGAATTCACCGGTTCATCAAAGAAGGTGATCTGTTTTCGGTTTCCCAAAGGTTGCGACAAATGATGCAGCTGATTGGTAGAAGCAAATCGGGTAACCATGATCAATTCTTTTCCGTTGGGATGAATTGCGGTAAAGTTCGCTCCTCTGCTTTCCGAATATTTCTTGATTTTTTCGTTTAAACTTTTCGGAATCGCGGGAATATTCTCCGTTATTAAATTCTCATTAGGAACGACAATATCGTTTTTAGTTTGAGCAAAAAATGCGGCTCCAGTCAACAAAAAAACCGGAATAAAAGATTTCATGTGCATATATTATAATTTGAGGTCAAGATAGGAATTTTTGGGAATTAAAAAAACCACAATTTGTGGTTGCGGTTTGTTTGTATTGGCTCAAAGTGGGAATGATGTGCGAGCAGGATTTGCTTTTCTATATTTCAGATTTTGTTTTCAGTATTTTGTAATATTATTGATATTTCATTATAAACACTACAAGCAATCAACTACATATACAGATAATCCACTTCAGAAATGAATGCGCAATATTGTTTTATCATTTCTGCAATGTGCGGAACCATTTCTGCACCTTGCGAAACCATTTCTACACCTTGAGGAGTCATTTCTACATATTGCGGAACCATTTCTACACCTTGCGGAACCATTTCTGCACGTTGCGGAATGATTTCTACAATTTGCGGAAGAGTTTTCACCTCATTTTTATTGATTCCTATTTGCGCCGTTGTGGGCTTTGCAAAGAATCCCGGCAGAAAGCGCTGTGAATTTATTGATGATCCCTCCACTTAAAACAGTTGCCCAAACAAAAAACTCCAGCAAATCACTGGAGTTTTATATAATTATATTTCGTTGAGTTTAGATGTGAATCACTTCGCCATAAGCGGCGGCAACCGCTTCCATCACAGCTTCGGAAATCGTTGGATGTGGGTGAATCGCTTTCAACACTTCGTGACCGGTAGTTTCTAATTTACGCGCTACAACTGCTTCAGCAATCATATCGGTAACGCCGTCGCCCACCATGTGACAACCTAACCATTCGCCGTATTTGGCATCGAAGATCACTTTGATGAAACCATCGGTATCTCCGTTGGCAGTGGCTTTTCCGGAAGCTGAGAAAGGGAATTTACCCACTTTCAGTTCGTAACCTTTTTCTTTTGCTTGCTTCTCGGTTAAACCAACAGACGCGATTTCTGGATGACAGTACGTACATCCCGGAACGTTTCCATAATCGATCTTTTCTACGTGAAGACCTTTGATTTTTTCCACACAGGTAATTCCTTCCGCAGACGCAACGTGTGCTAAAGCTTGTGTCGCCAAAATATCACCAATTGCGTAATATCCCGGAACAGAAGTTTCGTACCATTCGTTCACCAAAACTTTTCCTTTATCAGTCTGGATTCCTACTTCTTCGAAACCTTGACCTTCAATATTGGAAGCGATTCCAACAGCTGAAAGTAAAATATCTGCTTCTAAAGTAATATTTCCGGTTGCTGTTTTCACGGTTGCTTTTACGCCGTTTCCAGAAGTATCAACCGATTCTACGGAAGCGTTGGTCATGATTTCAATCCCCGATTTTTTCAGAGATTTCTCTACGTGTTTTGAAGTATCTTCGTCTTCAACAGGAAGAATATTTGGCATGAATTCCACTACGGTCACTTTCGTTCCCATGGTGTTATAAAAATCAGCGAACTCAATTCCGATGGCACCTGAACCAACTACGATCATTGATTTTGGTTGCTCAGGAAGATTCAATGCCTGTCTGTATCCAATCACTTTTTTTCCATCCTGTGGAAGATTCGGCAATTCTCTGGAACGCGCTCCGGTTGCGATAATAATATGTTGCCCTGAATATTCAGTTGCTTTTCCGTCTTTATCGGTTACCGAAACTTTTTTGCCTTTTTGAACTTTCGCAGTTCCCATGATGACATCGATTTTGTTTTTCTTCATCAGAAAAGCGATTCCACCACTCATTTTGGTGGCAACTCCTCTACTTCTCTGGATGACTTTAGAAAAATCAAAACCTGGATTTTCTACTTTATTTAAACCGTATTGTTCGGCCTGTTGCAAATATTTAAAAACGTGCGCGGATTTCAGCAATGCTTTGGTTGGGATACAACCCCAGTTCAAGCAAATTCCGCCCAGATTTTCTTTTTCGATAATGGCCGTTTTGAAACCTAACTGTGCGGCTCTGATTGCCGTAACGTAACCACCAGGACCACTTCCGATGACAATAATATCGTAGTTCATTATTTAAAAATTTGATGCGAATTTACGGAAAATTTTGCGATTTATATTTAAAGCATATCGAGGAATTAAATACCGTTAGTTTTTCACCAGAATAAACAACATTGAAGAAAAAACTATTGGATAAATATTAAGCTTTTCACCATCAGCTCCAGATTCCGCCTGATTATAATAAAGTTGTGTTTTTGTTGAGGATTTGCTTTCTCTGGAGCTTCGGTGTGTTGTAAAATCGTATCGCTTTTCTATTTCCGACAAATGTAAAGCACCCCGCCAAAACTTCCTTACGGAAAACCATAAAACAGTGATATTTTTGAGTAAAAATTAAATTTATTTTTGAAAAACAGGTAGAATAAGAGAAATGAAAATAACCAAAAAAGCTTTCCGGTAAAAGGTATTTTTACTGCAGTTTCTTTCCCGTACAGGAAATTGAGATGAAAAAACAAGGCATACAGGTAGTAATTTAATTTGAATCTTTAAAATATAAATCAAAGTTAAAAAAAACAGCGAAAAATTAATTTTCGCTGTTTTCTGTGAATAAGTTTATATTTTTGGAGATGGAAGTTCCGGTAGCTTTCTAAATTTTACCGAAACAAAAAGTTTCAATAAAACATAATAAAGCAATAATTACTACTTAAAAATTATCCCGCTCCTAAATCTTCGGGAATTTTTCAGGATTCGCTTCTGTAAACAATCCGTAAATTTTCTCGACCATATCGTCAACACTAGGTTTGCTGAAGTAATCGCCGTCACTTCCATATGGCGGACGGTGATTTTCTGCAGAAATGGTTAACGGATCGGAATCCAGGTATCTGAACGCTTTCTGTTTTTCCATAATCTGCTGAAGAATAAACGCTGAAGCTCCACCTTCTACATCTTCATCGATGATTACCAAACGGTTGGTTTTCTTCACACTTTCGGAAATTTCATGACTCAGATCGAATGGAATTAACGACTGAATATCGATCACTTCCGCAGAAATTCCGATTTTTTCCAATTCCTGAGCGGCTTCCATGACCAATCTCCAGGTTGAACCGTAAGTAACTAAAGTAACATCTTTTCCTTCTTTCGTTACTTCAATTTTTCCTACCGGAACGGTAAATTCTCCAAGATTATCAGGCTGCTTTTCTTTTAATCGGTAACCGTTTAAACATTCGATAATTAAAGCCGGCTCATCTGCCTGAAGCATGGTATTATAAAATCCAGCCGCTTTTGTTAAATTACGCGGAACGAGGACTAAAATCCCTTTTGAGAGATTAATAATTCCCGCCATCGGAGAACCTGAATGCCAAACTCCTTCTAATCGGTGGCCACGTGTTCTGATAATCAACGGTGCTTTTTGTCCGCCTCTGGTTCGGTATTGAACGGTTGCTAAATCGTCGCTCATTCCCTGCAGACAATACAGGATATAATCCAAATACTGGATTTCTGCAATTGGTCTTAAGCCACGCATTGCCATTCCGATTCCCTGTCCCAAAATTGTTGCTTCACGAATTCCGGTATCTGCGATTCTCAAATCG includes these proteins:
- a CDS encoding DUF1015 domain-containing protein, with the protein product MPIFKPFRGIRPTEDYVDIFPTHPLDNYSQEEINKKSQVDSSYIQMVKPYVVSKSKDIDRNLRKIRTNFEELLADRKLVQDHSSYYLYEQILPNKTIFRGLLGLVSVEDFRNGKIKKHESTLTYRKEKLAYYLDKVNVQAEPVLLTYLANPKVEMLMNHEEKNVPILNYLDDNGIRHKAWKIDNRLKMLQFKEVLEQIDSFYIADGHHRIGSTALNAENQKKKNKKHTGTEHYNYVFSFVVSNQSIKIHDYNRLLSDLNGLNEKEFLQKIEKNFRIHEKGEEPYYPSQKFHISMYLGGKFYSLHVHHDLRKQQGEMNDLDHYLLEEYIFKDILGIDDPKTTEKITYIKGSSDIEGIKTIKAKVDSGDFKVGFGIYPVSFNDLLKVSDNKIIMPPKCTYIQPKLVTALIMYDMKQ
- a CDS encoding M20/M25/M40 family metallo-hydrolase; the encoded protein is MKYSIIKILPLFLGGFLFAQQSTDSVQFKNISDEILVNGTAYENLRELTQNIGHRLSGSAAYEKAADWAVQKLKAAGADKVWKEEVMVPVWERGKESLQIKEGNGKWKTLRMLSLGNSEGTKGKDVEAEMVFVKNKEDFDKLPDAAVTGKIIFFNYAFNQKFISTGQAYGDANKYRRSAASWAGKRGAKAVIIRSLSSALDDVPHTGMMRYDEDDKAKIPAVAIGPKSADELEKTLKSQKVFARLNSNATMKGEKLSYSVIGEITGNKDKSVIVVGGHLDSWDVGEGAQDDGAGIVQSIEVLRTFKKLGINNNHTIRVVCFANEENGVRGGNQYAENIKKNNEKHLFAIESDGGGFTPRGFGLVMSPEKRRQIQSWRALFLPYGVHNFEVQYAGTDIEPMQPLDVPLAELIPDSQRYFDIHHSEEDTFDKVNRRELLLGASAMGQLIYMVDKNW
- a CDS encoding diacylglycerol kinase family protein, translating into MRKPPIYRSFWNAIKGVIWLLKSERNFQIEVLALLINLFLIVYLRVTGFEATIILMVSFSVLSFEILNTCVEKICDIIQPDYDIRIKIIKDISAGAVFLMAVASVITGVLIYAKYIF
- a CDS encoding patatin-like phospholipase family protein codes for the protein MKEIKIGLVLSGGGTRGVAHAGALQFLAEKKIKPDVLACCSSGSIVGALYAVGKTPQEILAFFKSVYFFNWRHFTFNKPGLLSSLIFADYLTPIFEDMTVSELELDVRIIATELVSGEQKIFSGTDKIVDAIIASCSIPGITVPYIVGNVMYSDGGVLNNFPADIIHQDCDKLIGMYVSPVQDVNIEDLQSIKSVTTRAYELMSHRIEIHKFSYCDWIITSKKLANYGTFERNASRLEEIFEIGYQAAKMSYDDRVF
- a CDS encoding S9 family peptidase, producing the protein MKSFIPVFLLTGAAFFAQTKNDIVVPNENLITENIPAIPKSLNEKIKKYSESRGANFTAIHPNGKELIMVTRFASTNQLHHLSQPLGNRKQITFFDEPVNSADYEPTKGKYLVYSKDMGGNEFGQLFRLDLNTMESTLLTDGGRSQNGGMRWKKDGSGFYFSSTKRNGGDRDIYFMNPLKPNETQLILELKGGGWGISDISADGKKLIVSEYVSANESYLYLLDTETKKLDPITDRTEKQIVQSSAKFAKNPDEIWYVTDRDNEFDRLALMNLKTKKITYFTTDIPWEVSDYTLSKDQSKIVFETNESGLNKLYLMDTATKKYSEIKGLPIGLINNIEFTDDGKSLFFSQSTYDSSSDIYRLDLASKKIERWTDSEQGEMQKSDMAQPKLIEWTSFDKMKISGFYYPASNKFTGKRPVLINIHGGPEGQSMASSLGANNYYTNEMGVALIYPNVRGSSGFGKTYIASDNGFNRMNSVQDIGALLDWIAKQPELDKDRIMIMGGSYGGFMTLATAYEYADKIRCSVDIVGISDFNTFLKNTEEYRRDLRRAEYGDERDPKMSAFFTRIAPLNNTDKIKKPMFIIQGTNDPRVPVTEAMQMRDKLKAQGNTVWYLEAKNEGHGFRKKENVDFQRLAVIKFMQEFLLN
- the lpdA gene encoding dihydrolipoyl dehydrogenase → MNYDIIVIGSGPGGYVTAIRAAQLGFKTAIIEKENLGGICLNWGCIPTKALLKSAHVFKYLQQAEQYGLNKVENPGFDFSKVIQRSRGVATKMSGGIAFLMKKNKIDVIMGTAKVQKGKKVSVTDKDGKATEYSGQHIIIATGARSRELPNLPQDGKKVIGYRQALNLPEQPKSMIVVGSGAIGIEFADFYNTMGTKVTVVEFMPNILPVEDEDTSKHVEKSLKKSGIEIMTNASVESVDTSGNGVKATVKTATGNITLEADILLSAVGIASNIEGQGFEEVGIQTDKGKVLVNEWYETSVPGYYAIGDILATQALAHVASAEGITCVEKIKGLHVEKIDYGNVPGCTYCHPEIASVGLTEKQAKEKGYELKVGKFPFSASGKATANGDTDGFIKVIFDAKYGEWLGCHMVGDGVTDMIAEAVVARKLETTGHEVLKAIHPHPTISEAVMEAVAAAYGEVIHI